The following proteins come from a genomic window of Verrucomicrobiota bacterium:
- a CDS encoding Fic/DOC family N-terminal domain-containing protein: MKPFIPEKLPIQNIDWEPLIPLIGRANRALAHYDGAIMGIPNSSILLSPLTTQEAVLSSRIEGTRATLGEVLEYEAGNEDIEDSKLLDIQEIINYRKALKVAEKELKNKPFRLNLLRELHKILLASVRGRNKGRGEFRTIQNWIGAPDSSIDEADFLPPKPEGLVKHLDRWEKFYHSGYPDPLVQLAIVHAQFEIIHPFLDGNGRLGRILVPLFLYEKEILSSPMFYLSAYLEKYRRHYIDSLRALNEPDHWNQWIKFFLKAIYIQAQDNTTKAREIMVLYDKMKTTILEITRSQYGVPMLDFMFAHPIFKSSQISFAKATPSKQLIAKMVRALKEARVLKIMKEGSGRQGQVYGFAELVNISEGKKVL, from the coding sequence ATGAAACCCTTTATTCCTGAGAAACTTCCGATCCAAAATATCGACTGGGAACCCCTGATACCTCTAATTGGTCGGGCTAACCGTGCCTTGGCTCATTATGATGGTGCCATCATGGGAATACCTAATTCATCAATCCTACTATCACCATTAACGACCCAAGAAGCTGTTCTTTCTTCTCGTATTGAGGGAACGAGAGCTACTTTGGGAGAAGTTCTAGAATATGAGGCGGGAAACGAAGATATCGAAGATAGCAAATTACTAGATATTCAGGAGATTATAAATTACCGGAAAGCACTTAAAGTTGCTGAAAAAGAACTCAAGAATAAACCTTTTCGGCTCAATTTACTTAGGGAACTACATAAGATCCTCTTGGCAAGTGTTCGTGGACGTAATAAAGGCAGAGGAGAATTTAGAACCATTCAGAATTGGATAGGCGCTCCTGATAGCTCAATTGATGAGGCTGATTTTCTTCCACCTAAACCTGAAGGATTAGTGAAGCATCTCGATAGATGGGAAAAGTTTTATCATTCAGGCTATCCTGATCCTTTAGTTCAATTAGCAATTGTTCATGCTCAGTTTGAAATCATTCACCCTTTCTTAGATGGCAATGGACGTTTAGGTAGAATCCTTGTCCCACTGTTTCTATATGAGAAAGAGATTCTCTCAAGCCCAATGTTTTATCTTTCAGCGTATCTAGAAAAATATCGGAGACATTACATTGATTCACTTAGAGCATTGAATGAGCCAGATCACTGGAACCAATGGATAAAGTTCTTTCTCAAAGCTATTTATATTCAGGCTCAGGATAATACAACAAAGGCCAGAGAAATTATGGTTCTATATGACAAGATGAAGACAACTATTTTAGAAATCACACGATCTCAATATGGTGTTCCTATGTTGGACTTTATGTTTGCGCACCCTATCTTCAAAAGCAGTCAGATAAGTTTTGCTAAAGCCACCCCAAGTAAACAGCTTATAGCGAAAATGGTTCGTGCTTTGAAAGAAGCAAGGGTGTTGAAAATCATGAAGGAAGGAAGCGGAAGACAAGGGCAAGTATATGGATTTGCTGAGTTAGTAAACATTTCTGAAGGCAAGAAAGTCCTGTGA